The Gracilibacillus caseinilyticus genome segment CCTTTCCAAAATCCCAAGCTACAAAAGGGATATTATGCTTATCAGCAAAAGTTTTAAATTCAGGCAAGCTGACGACAATAAAATCCCGATCTAACCGTTGCATCGCTTCAATAGATGGGATTCCCCAACCAATTAATGCGATTTTTTTACCTTTCACACGCTTTTGATGATCTAAATGGATAGGTCCTGTTTTGCGATTATAAATTTCCCCCCTATCTTTTTGATCATTTTCTTTAAAAAGATATTGCTCCTCATGTCTATTAGCAAATGGCAACTTGTCCTCATCCTTTCAATGTAATTAGCAAAAAACGCAATACCTAGGATGCCACTATTTAATAAAATTATAAGTATATTCTTCTAAACACATGAAACGAAAAAAGTACCCAACGATTCGTTAGGTACAGAGAGACTTTTAGAAAGATAAGCTATTTTTCCGTAGACGTAAGGAAAAAAAGATTGTTCAATACTTCCCTGATTAAGCTTGTTATCAAATTTCATCTTCCCCTTACCGAGGGCCTATTGTTTTTGACTTGGACATCAATATCATTTAAATCAAACCGAGGTAAATAATAAGAAGCTATAATTTCTTGTTCCGTATCCATGACTTGAACATTTGAACCTAAGGCAGGGCTCATTAGTACACTTGATGTGATCCTTCACAAAATCCTCCTTACATAATTACTCACTTAAATCTTTCCGTACTTTCAAATCTTTATTATTAAGATAGGTTGCGAAACCAAATATTCATGTTCTCCAGTCGGCCTGCAATATTACTGTTTCTCATCATTCTACCTCCATAAGTAAAGCCAAGCTTTGCATTAATTAAATTCATTCCTATGGATACAGAACGAGAGTATGAGAATACAGTTTTTATCTTTTTCTCTTTCAGCAAATTTATAATTTTAATTGCTTGATGTAACAAAAGCCCCTTTTCTCGGTGTTCTTCCAATGTGGCACAATCAGTAAACTCAGCAGCGTTAAAAGCAGGCATAACATCACCTGAACAAGCACTTACAATATCTCCTCTATGCTCTGCAACCGAAAAATAGACATCATTCTTCATCATTTGTAATATAAAATCAGGATCATTCATAGGTGTTGGATAAGATTCAAATACCTCTCCATAGAGTTTAGCCATTTTAAAACGATCAATTGGTTTTGCCCAACGAATTTTGTACTCCTCTTGACAAATATTTTTTTCAGTTAAAACAGAAGCTCGGGTAGTTGCTTCAATAATATTCTTTTCTAATCCCGCCTCCTCTTTTACACTTTGGTTATCATCTAAGAATAATGCATAAATATAGGCATCTTTTCCATTAAAAAATCCTTTTATTATTCCCTCAAATTCAAAGAAACGATCTTCCATTAATGTTGTCTGTTCTCTCTTTGCGAAGAAAATTAATTTATCACACCTATTTTCCAAGCCCTTTTTTATTAGGTATTCTATAAGATAATCGACATATTGACTTTTAGGAAGGTCATACACTTTAACCCTTTGATTAACCGGTTCAATATGGAGATTCTCCTTACTTAAACTAATGCCATTATTCAACCTAAGAAGTGATTTCATCGATTCACTCTCCCATTTTAATTTAGCTATTAATCAAACTATTAGAAAAATGAAGTGAATATGAATAAAAGAGAGAGCATTTCAGAACACTCAAGTTAGACGGTAGGTAAAAGGATATTTGAATGGAACAAAAAAATAATGATAATATTCATGTATTTGGAAAAAAACAGAGTAATAAATAGAAAAAAACTGTGAAGAAACGACTTCACAGTTTTAATAAAGAATATATTGGGAATAATTCATACCAAGGATTGGTTGTTCATCCATCCGTCTGCCCATGTTTGGATACTTTCCAGAACTGGTTTTAATGCCTGACCTTTTTCAGTTAAATCATATTCGATTCGGACTGGTGTCTCATTGTAAACGTGGCGAATCACAATGCCTTCTTTTTCAAGGTCCTTCAAACGTTCAGAAAGTACACGACCGCTAATACCAATCGCTGACTCAATCGTAGTAAAACGTTGGGCGCCTTCAAGTAATTGGAAAATAATTAATCCGGTCCAGCGTTTATTTAATATATTCAATGCCGATTCAAACTTAGGGCAAATTGCTTTATCAGCCATGAAACTCACCTCTTTAATTATAGTATAGCAAATTTTGTTACAGAAATAAAATTAATTAATTACTTGACGTAACTAAATAATTTTTGTACACTTAGTTACATAAAGTAAGTTATTAATTTTTTGGGAGGAATTTTCAAATGACTAACGTAAATTTAGACAAAGTACACAGTGCTTTAAACTTTGAAGTAAAACATATGATGGTATCTAAAGCAAAAGGAGAATTCCAGAGCTTTGACGTAGATATCAACGGCAGTTTCGACGACTTATCCAATGCAAGTCTGAAAGCAACCATTGATGTAGCATCCATCGAAACAAACAATAACGACCGTAACGGACACTTAAAATCAGAGGATTTCTTCAATGTGGAACAACATCCACACATTACTTTCGTCAGCAAAAACATCGAAAAAGTTAGTGATGAAGAATACAAAATCACTGGTGACTTAACCATTAAAGGTGTAACAAATCAAGAAACATTCACTGCTACTTATAATGGTAAAGCCAAAGATCCTATGCAAGGTAATACGATCGCAGGTGCGGATGTAGAAGGAAAAATCAACCGTGAAGACTACGGTTTAACCTGGAATGCACCACTTGAAACTGGTGGCGTATTAATTGGTAAAGAGGTTAAATTCTCAGGTGGATTTGAGTTTGTCGTAGAAGAATAAGATATAGAAACATAAAGATTTTAGGCACAATAAAAGCCGACTATTACACGAATCCTCTGCAACTAATTTTCGTGCGATGGTCGGCCTTTCTCTTATATCGTAAAAATATGCTGTGACGTATAGCTTTCTACCAATCTTCTATGATTTTTCTTGAAGTGATTTAGCAAGGTAATATTGAAATTGCTGCCCTCTGCCCCACTGCATACGAGTTTGCCTCTTGCTTGCTCGTCATTTCAGCTTCTGTTCCGATGGATTTTGTCCGGTTGAACGCTCCTATCGGATAATTCCTACTCTGCTCCGGCGTTTTTTGTCCGGTTGAACGCTCCTATCGGACAATTCCAACTCTACTCCGGCGTTTTTTGTCCGGTTAAACAATTCTATCGGAGACTTGTGCACTCATCCATATAAAATGGAGGAAAAACTGCCAGTGAATGCCTCATTATCTCTCTGCCTCCTTTTTTAAACGGTATTTCGCTCAATTAATTTAATTGGCAATTGTTCATGTTGCGCGGCTGATTGATTACTTACATGTTGAAACAGCTTCATTCCCATTGTTGTGTGAGGAATTTCAAAAGAAGTTAATCCCATCATTTTAGCGATCGGTTGATTATCAAAACCGATAATTGCCAAATCATCGGGCACCTTAATACCGGCCTGGTTACACGCAGTCAGAATGCCTGCCGCCACTACATCACTTGTGACCAGCAATGCATCAGGTTTACTTTTCAAATCAATTATTTCTTCCACGATGGTTTGGCCATCTTCAAAATAATAATAGTTATCAAAAACAAAGGATTGCTGAGGATGCTGCTCTAAAAAATCCTGATATGCCCTATGACGAAAATAACTATTTGAACCAGAATTTCTGCCGATACAATAGCCGATACGCTGATAATTTTTTTGATGCAAATAATTCAATGCATTGTTAAAACTTTGATAATGATCAACAAAGACAGAATCGACATTTTGGTTGCCTGCCGCATTTTCGCAAACCACGATTTTCCCGTAACGACTATAGGACTCGATAACCGAAAGATCCATTTTATGTGAGCAAATGATCAGACCGTCAATCTGTTTGTGCTTCAGCATATCCAACGCTTCTTGTTCACGTTCAAGATTATACTTTGTCTGGATTAATAAGACATGATACTGGTGTTCTGCAGCTTGATCCGTTATCCCCTCTATCAATAAGCCGAAATAGGGATGTTTTGCAAATGGTACTACTACCCCAATTAACTTAGATGATCCTTGGCTAAGATTAACAGCTGTACGATTCACTTGATAATCAACGCTGTTCATCACTTCTTGGACCGCTTTCCTTTTTTCTTCCGTTACATAAGGATGATTATTAATGACACGGGAGACGGTGGTCACCGATACCCCTGCCATCTTTGCAATATCGCGAATATTTGCCATTGCCTGCTCTCACCTTTTTCAAGATTTTTTAAAAAAGTTCTTGCTCTGAAACGCGTTTCATCCCCTACCTTATAGATAAGGAGGGTGATACCATTGTTTATTGTATTGGGCATCGCAGTCTGGGTAGCAATGTGTAGCCTAATCCTAATTGGTGCTTCTTATGCGGCACACTTTGAGGACGATTACATGGATCGGGATGCACGATATATCGAACATGTTTATACCCGTAACATCTCTGATCTATAGAAAAGCTCGGCATTCGCCTCTTTTAGCGAGTGCCGTAGTTTTTTCTTTTACTTTGACCCTAAAAATTCTTACCACGTCGATAACAACTTGATAAAACTTTATGCTTTCCTAACGTGAAAATTTAAAGTGTACCAAGTATATGGAAAACTTTGGCACTCGCTAAAAGACGAGGCGAATGCCTAGTTTTTCTTATATGCGGTTATTTCCTTTTTTCTTTTATATGCTTCAACATCGCCACAATTAAAAAGCTGACAATGACTAAAAGCAGCCAGGAACTGATTTTTCCGAGGTGGACAATCTGCCATTCCACTTCCTGCCCCGGGTACTGCCATGCCCCAAAGAAAGTGGCAATATTTTCTGCGATCCAGATAAAGAAACTGATTAATACAAAAGCAATAACCATAGGCATCCGGTATTGCTTATGGTTGACCCGAAAATAGACAATAGTCTTAAAGAATAAGAGAATGGTTGCCACTTTCAGCACCCAGCGAAAATCAAATATGTAATGATGAGTAAAAAAATTGAAATAGATCGCGGCGCTTAAGGCTGCTACTGCCCATGTCGATGGCCATTTTACCAGATTCACATCGAGTCGTCGCCAAGCCTGACATAAATAACTGGCCACGCTGGCATACATAAAACCACTATACAACGGTACGCCAAACACTTTGGACCATGCTTGTTCCGGATAACTCCACGAGCCCATATGTACTTTGTAGATCTCTAATGCTAAACCAATTAAGTGAAAGACGCAGACAACTTTTAGTTCATCCCATGTTTCTAGTTTCGTCACAAGCATGAGAACTTGTGTGACAAGACAAATCATCAGCATAAGGTCATATCTTGACATAAAGGAAATATCGATGACCTGTGTTATCGCTAGCGCAGAAAAAATCACTACAGCAAATACGCATGATTTCGCCTGCTCGATACCGAATGTCCATAATTGGCGCATGGCTAAATCTCCAATACGTAGCTGATGATTTCTTTTATTTTGCCGTCCTTATGTTTGTTTAATTTGTAAATATCACAGAAGCTGTAATGACGCTGATCACCATTTTTGTCAGTAGAATGAATGAGACCATTTACTGCGGCTTCCTTGCCATGTGTAATCATATGCTCGATTTCCTGTTCAAAATCATTGCCATTATTCATTCCTTCCAGCGCCTGAGCGAGCGTGTCGATTCCTTTAATCGTATCATTGCCAACCATCCGCCAGACTATATCGTCCGTTACACTGGCAAGGATTTTTTCTGATTCCCCTCTTACTAATGCCTCATTAAATTCGCGAAAAAATAGCTGATTTTTTGTTTCCATTTCCTTGCACACACCTTTTTTGGTATTAGTATACCATATGATGCTCGTTTGTTATATTGCAGATGATGAAAAACAGTAGAACTGTCTGTAGTGATACCGTTAGTCGCAATTATCGACCATTAACCCGTCTGTTTCGGACCATTCTGCATAATAGATAACAGAAATATTGTCATAGCCGTTTTCTTTTAATAATGTCCTAAGCCACTCTTCATCTTTGCCAATCCAGTCCAGCGTTCGCTTCTGGATGGCTCCTTCATCGACGACCAGGTGGGAGAGTGATGTTTCTTTCGGTTGAATGTTCATCATCTCGGCAGTCACTGTCTCAGCGGATTCTTTGCGCATAACGCTGAGGTCTCCGCTTGGTTCGAGAATGGCATATTTCACTTCTGTAATGGAGAAAATACCTTGCAATCGAAGCATGGAACGAAGCTGTTCTGATTCGAGTTTGTTTTTCTTTAAATTCTTTATATTTAAGATGCCATCTTTTATGATAATGTTCGGTTCGCCTTTCAGGACAGGACGGAGCCACTCAAAATGTCGTACCAGGAGCTCCAGAACATAAATGAGAACAGACCAGAGAGCCAGAGAATATAACACTTCCCAGAATGTAACAGTGCTATTATAGACAGCATTCTCCAGCAGTCCTCCCAGTACGAGGAGATAGACGAAATCGACGGGAGTAATCTGTGTTAACTCCTTCTTTCCCATCACCCGCATGACGATGATCAGTGCAATGAATCCAATTACTATTTTTGCTGTGATTGTTGTGGCCATAGTTAGTTCCTCTCTATTGTTTGTTTATCTCCTTTTCCCTTTTGTTAAAGAAAGAAAACTAGTTGTTTAATAATTAACATACGTGGTATCTGACAATTGTATACAGAAAAATAGAAACAGGAGAGTGAATGTCATGAAACAACCTTCCAGTTGGAGTGGACGCCTAATTGATTACAAGATTTTTCTTCCCTCCTTATTTATTATTATTGGAATCAGCATTCCTTTCTCAATGTATGAATCCAAATCACTAGAACTGTTAAATAGTATATTTGATAAAATTGTAGAAGTATTTAGTTGGGGATATGTCTGGTATGCATTGATTCTTGTCGCAGCTGGGTTATATTTATCCTTTTCTAAATACGGAAAAGTGGTGCTCGGCAATCCAGCTGAAAAACCAAAATTCAATATGTTTGAATATGCGTCAATATTGATTGCAATGGGTGTTGGGTCTACGATTATGCGGACCGGTATGATTCAGTGGACACAGGTGGCTTTGGATCCACCATTTGGTGCATCGCCTGAATCACAGGATGCCTTGTTATGGGGAAATGCTTATAGCATGTTCTTGTGGAGCTTTCAGGTTTTCGCCATTTTCGTTATGGCAGCACCCGCAATGGCTTACATCATTCATGTCAAAAAGCGGCCATTGATGCGTATATCAGAAGCTTGCCGGTGTATTTTCGGTGATAAATTCACGGATGGTATTGGTGGAAAAATCTTAGATATTTTATTTTTAGTTAGTATATTATCAGGTGCAGCCGTCACACTAGGCCTCGGTACACCTATTATTACGTATAATGTATCGGCATTACTGGATATGGAAGTTACGTTCGGATTAACCTTGATTGTTACGATCATTTGGGTATTACTTTTCTCTGTCAGTGCCTACTTAGGAATTGAAAAAGGGATTAAGCGACTCAGTACGTTTAATATGTATTTAGCTGCTGCGCTTGGCGTATTTATATTGATCGCAGGACCGGGTATTTTTATTTTAGACTATTTCACTGATTCAGTTGGCCATCTGATGCAAAATTATTTACAATTATCTTTTTATACAGATTCGTTAAACACGGGGTCCGCCACTCACGTGCAGAGTCATATGGTTTTCTGGTTTGCCTATAGTGCGACATGGGCGATGCTTCACAGTATATTTGCTGCCAAAATATCAAAAGGGCGTACCGTGAAAGAAATGATTCTCACCTATCTATTGGCACCTACCATGCTATCCTGGATAGCGACTGGCATTCTTGGCGGACTTGGTGTCGACCGTTATCTTAGTGGCGATGTAAAAGTGCTGGATATGGTGCAAAATCAAGAGTCGATGACCGTTATCCCGGAAATACTGATGACCTTGCCTTGGGGAAGCATTGCAATTATTGTGTTTGTGATCGTATCGATGATTTTCTTAACAACGACATTAGATTCTACCACGTATACAATCGCAGCATACACAAGCAAGCGAGATATGAGTAAAATGGAACCATCAAGAAACTTACGAATTATCGTAGCTGCCATTATTACCACTGTTGCCTTGATTTTAATGCAAATTGGGGGACTTGCACCTCTTGAGGTAGTATCCGGTTTAATGGGATTACCCATCATCCTCATTCAATTCTTAACGATTTATGCGGCGAAGAGAATGATGGATCAAGATAAGGCTTGGATTCATAATGTTAGAGACAAATAACGAGCGAGGCTATGAAGCCCCGCTCGTTATTTGTCATCAATTACTGAAAGTCTCTTTTGATAGTTTTAGTCCATTCTTTTTGAAAAAATTCTTGGTCATTTTCAAAA includes the following:
- the ablB gene encoding putative beta-lysine N-acetyltransferase; protein product: MKSLLRLNNGISLSKENLHIEPVNQRVKVYDLPKSQYVDYLIEYLIKKGLENRCDKLIFFAKREQTTLMEDRFFEFEGIIKGFFNGKDAYIYALFLDDNQSVKEEAGLEKNIIEATTRASVLTEKNICQEEYKIRWAKPIDRFKMAKLYGEVFESYPTPMNDPDFILQMMKNDVYFSVAEHRGDIVSACSGDVMPAFNAAEFTDCATLEEHREKGLLLHQAIKIINLLKEKKIKTVFSYSRSVSIGMNLINAKLGFTYGGRMMRNSNIAGRLENMNIWFRNLS
- a CDS encoding winged helix-turn-helix transcriptional regulator, whose product is MADKAICPKFESALNILNKRWTGLIIFQLLEGAQRFTTIESAIGISGRVLSERLKDLEKEGIVIRHVYNETPVRIEYDLTEKGQALKPVLESIQTWADGWMNNQSLV
- a CDS encoding DUF817 domain-containing protein, which encodes MRQLWTFGIEQAKSCVFAVVIFSALAITQVIDISFMSRYDLMLMICLVTQVLMLVTKLETWDELKVVCVFHLIGLALEIYKVHMGSWSYPEQAWSKVFGVPLYSGFMYASVASYLCQAWRRLDVNLVKWPSTWAVAALSAAIYFNFFTHHYIFDFRWVLKVATILLFFKTIVYFRVNHKQYRMPMVIAFVLISFFIWIAENIATFFGAWQYPGQEVEWQIVHLGKISSWLLLVIVSFLIVAMLKHIKEKRK
- a CDS encoding DUF421 domain-containing protein; its protein translation is MATTITAKIVIGFIALIIVMRVMGKKELTQITPVDFVYLLVLGGLLENAVYNSTVTFWEVLYSLALWSVLIYVLELLVRHFEWLRPVLKGEPNIIIKDGILNIKNLKKNKLESEQLRSMLRLQGIFSITEVKYAILEPSGDLSVMRKESAETVTAEMMNIQPKETSLSHLVVDEGAIQKRTLDWIGKDEEWLRTLLKENGYDNISVIYYAEWSETDGLMVDNCD
- a CDS encoding YceI family protein, which gives rise to MTNVNLDKVHSALNFEVKHMMVSKAKGEFQSFDVDINGSFDDLSNASLKATIDVASIETNNNDRNGHLKSEDFFNVEQHPHITFVSKNIEKVSDEEYKITGDLTIKGVTNQETFTATYNGKAKDPMQGNTIAGADVEGKINREDYGLTWNAPLETGGVLIGKEVKFSGGFEFVVEE
- a CDS encoding BCCT family transporter, coding for MKQPSSWSGRLIDYKIFLPSLFIIIGISIPFSMYESKSLELLNSIFDKIVEVFSWGYVWYALILVAAGLYLSFSKYGKVVLGNPAEKPKFNMFEYASILIAMGVGSTIMRTGMIQWTQVALDPPFGASPESQDALLWGNAYSMFLWSFQVFAIFVMAAPAMAYIIHVKKRPLMRISEACRCIFGDKFTDGIGGKILDILFLVSILSGAAVTLGLGTPIITYNVSALLDMEVTFGLTLIVTIIWVLLFSVSAYLGIEKGIKRLSTFNMYLAAALGVFILIAGPGIFILDYFTDSVGHLMQNYLQLSFYTDSLNTGSATHVQSHMVFWFAYSATWAMLHSIFAAKISKGRTVKEMILTYLLAPTMLSWIATGILGGLGVDRYLSGDVKVLDMVQNQESMTVIPEILMTLPWGSIAIIVFVIVSMIFLTTTLDSTTYTIAAYTSKRDMSKMEPSRNLRIIVAAIITTVALILMQIGGLAPLEVVSGLMGLPIILIQFLTIYAAKRMMDQDKAWIHNVRDK
- a CDS encoding LacI family DNA-binding transcriptional regulator, with protein sequence MANIRDIAKMAGVSVTTVSRVINNHPYVTEEKRKAVQEVMNSVDYQVNRTAVNLSQGSSKLIGVVVPFAKHPYFGLLIEGITDQAAEHQYHVLLIQTKYNLEREQEALDMLKHKQIDGLIICSHKMDLSVIESYSRYGKIVVCENAAGNQNVDSVFVDHYQSFNNALNYLHQKNYQRIGYCIGRNSGSNSYFRHRAYQDFLEQHPQQSFVFDNYYYFEDGQTIVEEIIDLKSKPDALLVTSDVVAAGILTACNQAGIKVPDDLAIIGFDNQPIAKMMGLTSFEIPHTTMGMKLFQHVSNQSAAQHEQLPIKLIERNTV
- a CDS encoding nuclear transport factor 2 family protein — protein: METKNQLFFREFNEALVRGESEKILASVTDDIVWRMVGNDTIKGIDTLAQALEGMNNGNDFEQEIEHMITHGKEAAVNGLIHSTDKNGDQRHYSFCDIYKLNKHKDGKIKEIISYVLEI